The following coding sequences are from one Selenomonas sputigena ATCC 35185 window:
- a CDS encoding flagellar biosynthesis anti-sigma factor FlgM, which translates to MSIQVQGRVQALYGVYAANEALSAVQTQERYRPEAPRKDAVVLSEEGRTFGEILNRLKADNDKVREDKVGLYEERIAAGDYYVAGRDIAAKMLDQRI; encoded by the coding sequence ATGTCCATCCAGGTGCAGGGACGTGTGCAGGCTCTTTATGGCGTCTATGCGGCGAATGAAGCTCTTTCTGCCGTGCAGACGCAGGAAAGATACCGGCCGGAAGCGCCGCGCAAGGACGCCGTTGTGCTTTCTGAGGAAGGCAGGACGTTCGGTGAGATTCTCAACCGCTTGAAGGCGGATAACGATAAGGTTCGAGAGGACAAGGTTGGCCTTTATGAAGAGCGCATCGCCGCGGGCGATTACTATGTTGCAGGCCGCGACATAGCTGCGAAGATGCTTGATCAGCGCATTTGA
- a CDS encoding flagellar protein FlgN, translating into MGEIIKLLRQQIDLCQRLLLATERQRQALCSGSGDSLSKETKAIEVLLIELRRIEKRQALLLKGTATRDLTELLSRTTPSEERTVAKRLLKEADTVMREMQEAVAMNGALLDRHMQFILFNINVMAGTPAEATYTAKDVQKGKKQAGADTKVFDASV; encoded by the coding sequence ATGGGAGAAATCATCAAGCTGCTCAGGCAGCAGATCGACTTGTGCCAGAGGCTGCTCCTCGCGACAGAACGTCAGCGCCAGGCTCTTTGCAGCGGTTCGGGCGATTCGCTGAGCAAGGAGACGAAGGCTATCGAAGTCCTGCTCATTGAGCTGCGGCGCATAGAGAAGCGCCAGGCACTTCTCCTCAAAGGAACGGCAACGCGTGATTTGACCGAACTCCTCTCGCGCACGACTCCGTCGGAAGAGCGCACTGTCGCGAAGCGACTGCTGAAAGAGGCGGACACCGTCATGCGCGAGATGCAGGAAGCCGTCGCCATGAACGGTGCCCTGCTCGATCGCCACATGCAGTTCATCCTCTTCAACATCAATGTGATGGCGGGGACGCCTGCGGAGGCGACGTACACGGCGAAGGACGTACAGAAGGGGAAGAAGCAGGCGGGCGCGGACACGAAGGTGTTCGATGCGAGCGTCTGA
- a CDS encoding flagellar protein FlaG: protein MISKIQDALGAAAVMQMTDLAVGGSPAPAPAAPANSGQQAAATGVDNPAASGLAGEASPAAVVDEHLSTQLQAREISEAAKAKSEAAEQERREKAGKDKPVDESQMTYLMKEINRIMSRMNCNIAFEYHKEVDVMSVRMLEKKTGKLIKEMPPEYMIKGMEKTREWLGTFLDQPA, encoded by the coding sequence ATGATAAGCAAGATTCAGGACGCGCTCGGCGCGGCGGCCGTCATGCAGATGACCGATCTTGCCGTGGGGGGGAGTCCGGCGCCCGCTCCTGCAGCACCCGCAAACAGCGGACAGCAGGCAGCGGCGACGGGCGTGGACAATCCCGCGGCGAGCGGCCTTGCCGGCGAGGCTTCGCCCGCCGCCGTCGTCGACGAGCATCTGAGCACGCAGCTGCAGGCGCGGGAGATCAGCGAAGCGGCGAAGGCGAAGAGCGAGGCGGCAGAGCAAGAGCGCAGGGAAAAGGCCGGCAAGGACAAGCCGGTCGACGAGTCGCAGATGACGTACCTCATGAAGGAGATCAACCGCATCATGAGCCGCATGAACTGCAACATCGCCTTCGAGTACCACAAGGAAGTCGACGTCATGAGCGTGCGCATGCTCGAAAAGAAGACGGGCAAGCTCATTAAGGAGATGCCGCCCGAGTACATGATCAAGGGCATGGAAAAGACGCGCGAATGGCTGGGCACGTTCCTGGATCAGCCGGCCTAA
- the fliW gene encoding flagellar assembly protein FliW has product MRKITTTRFGEIEEDESKIVHFAAGLPAFEDEHEFIIIPYDEESPYVFLQSAVTPDLAFLMAIPFIFFPDYEFRLEDDVLESLALERQEDLLLYTLLTIPGKDIREMTANLLAPIVINSRTNEGCQIVLDKSGYCTKHKLFSKKAEDKEASEREAN; this is encoded by the coding sequence ATGAGAAAGATCACGACGACGCGCTTTGGAGAAATAGAGGAAGACGAGAGCAAGATCGTTCATTTTGCTGCAGGTCTTCCTGCCTTCGAAGACGAGCACGAGTTCATCATCATACCATACGACGAGGAAAGCCCCTACGTCTTCCTGCAGTCGGCGGTGACGCCTGACCTCGCCTTCCTGATGGCGATTCCGTTCATCTTCTTCCCCGATTACGAGTTCCGTTTGGAAGACGATGTGCTCGAAAGCCTTGCTCTTGAGCGGCAGGAAGATCTTCTGCTTTATACGCTCTTGACGATTCCGGGAAAAGATATCCGCGAGATGACGGCAAACCTTCTTGCGCCGATCGTCATCAACAGCCGCACGAATGAGGGATGCCAGATCGTCCTCGACAAGAGCGGCTATTGCACGAAGCACAAGTTGTTTTCCAAGAAGGCGGAGGACAAGGAAGCAAGCGAGCGGGAGGCGAACTGA
- the csrA gene encoding carbon storage regulator CsrA translates to MLVLTRKPRQQIMIGDDVVVHVVEVQGDNVRIAIEAPREVKIYRGEIYRAIQDENKRAAAPADIDLSGALPGTE, encoded by the coding sequence ATGTTGGTATTGACGCGCAAGCCGCGCCAACAGATCATGATTGGCGACGACGTCGTCGTTCATGTCGTGGAAGTGCAGGGGGACAACGTCCGCATCGCCATCGAAGCGCCGCGCGAGGTCAAGATCTACCGCGGCGAGATATATCGCGCCATACAGGACGAGAATAAGCGGGCGGCAGCGCCTGCTGACATCGACCTCAGCGGTGCGTTGCCCGGGACGGAGTGA
- the flgK gene encoding flagellar hook-associated protein FlgK: MRSTFSGLNTMVRGIYNNQLSLDTVGHNITNANTEGYSRQRVNPAATRPLEQGGMFGGLFVGTGVDSESLTRARDFFADKQYWQEEATESYAKYRQKNYDKIEAVFNDSKTKGLQNAMHKFYSAWNDLSVYASDPAKRVSVVESGKQFADRLEESAQNVQKQLDLVYREMDTQVKDVNEITQKIVELNKNISLAEANGAMANDLRDKRDLLVDKLSGYMSLHVYEMDNGMYQIVSGGASIVNGISRLELKMDGPVENKRYGVNDYSLIFKDTNTLFVPGNGTLQAAVDSIKEDKAYMDKLANIAATFMTQFNDQHRAGAGIDKDKTSNLNFFGRNDKYYVWDKERQSLLAAKVTGTGSTTAGSPPVTTHTTTLSTTPGDTEELQGLEIIKAMKVSAELVTQNGELKVAARGFGDNSDAKNSYVQNFSYSNSTVPPNITGTGTVVHTTSDMNGTADGSNAVLLTNIFNMEQKDTGLTIYKNPTAGSPTETRPTGTVSLNNYYNSVTSALGIDSNAMDTKVKFQQDVMTQIEAWRTSVSGVNWNEELSNMIKFQQGYSACARCMTTMDEMLDRLVNNTGLVGR; this comes from the coding sequence ATGCGATCGACATTTTCCGGACTGAACACGATGGTTCGCGGCATTTACAACAATCAGCTGTCCCTTGATACGGTGGGACACAATATCACGAACGCGAACACAGAGGGCTATTCGCGCCAGCGCGTGAATCCTGCAGCTACGCGCCCGCTGGAGCAGGGCGGCATGTTTGGCGGACTTTTCGTCGGCACCGGCGTCGATTCGGAGTCGCTGACGAGGGCCCGCGATTTTTTCGCGGACAAGCAGTATTGGCAGGAAGAGGCAACAGAGTCCTACGCGAAATACCGCCAGAAGAACTACGACAAGATTGAGGCGGTATTCAACGACTCGAAGACCAAGGGGCTGCAGAACGCGATGCACAAGTTCTACAGCGCATGGAACGACCTCAGCGTCTACGCGAGCGACCCTGCGAAGCGCGTTTCCGTCGTCGAGTCGGGCAAGCAGTTCGCCGACCGTCTCGAAGAGTCGGCGCAGAACGTGCAGAAGCAGCTCGACCTCGTCTATCGCGAGATGGACACGCAGGTCAAGGACGTCAATGAGATCACGCAGAAGATCGTCGAGCTTAATAAGAATATCTCGCTCGCCGAGGCGAACGGCGCGATGGCGAACGACCTCAGGGACAAGCGCGACCTCCTTGTCGACAAATTGTCGGGCTACATGAGCCTGCACGTTTACGAGATGGACAATGGCATGTACCAGATCGTTTCGGGCGGCGCGTCCATCGTCAACGGCATCTCGCGCCTTGAACTCAAGATGGACGGCCCAGTTGAGAACAAGCGCTACGGAGTCAACGACTACTCGCTGATCTTCAAGGATACGAATACCCTCTTTGTGCCGGGCAACGGCACCTTGCAGGCCGCTGTCGACTCCATCAAGGAGGATAAGGCGTACATGGACAAGCTCGCGAACATCGCGGCGACGTTCATGACGCAGTTCAACGACCAGCATCGCGCGGGTGCGGGCATCGACAAGGACAAGACGTCGAATCTCAACTTCTTCGGCAGAAACGACAAGTACTATGTCTGGGACAAGGAACGCCAGTCGCTCCTTGCGGCGAAAGTGACGGGCACGGGGTCGACAACGGCGGGTTCGCCGCCCGTGACGACGCATACGACGACGCTTTCGACGACGCCTGGCGATACGGAAGAACTGCAGGGACTTGAGATCATCAAGGCGATGAAGGTCAGCGCCGAACTCGTCACGCAGAATGGCGAGCTCAAGGTTGCGGCGCGCGGCTTCGGCGACAACAGCGACGCGAAGAACTCCTACGTGCAGAACTTCAGCTACAGCAATTCGACTGTCCCGCCGAACATCACGGGCACGGGCACCGTCGTCCATACGACGAGCGACATGAACGGCACGGCGGACGGCAGCAACGCCGTCCTTCTGACGAACATCTTCAACATGGAGCAGAAGGACACGGGGCTGACCATCTACAAGAACCCGACGGCGGGCAGCCCGACGGAAACGCGTCCGACGGGCACGGTTTCACTCAACAACTATTACAACTCGGTGACGAGTGCGCTCGGCATCGACTCGAACGCCATGGACACGAAGGTCAAGTTCCAACAGGATGTCATGACGCAGATCGAGGCTTGGCGCACGTCGGTCTCAGGCGTCAACTGGAACGAGGAACTTTCCAACATGATCAAGTTCCAGCAGGGCTACAGCGCGTGCGCACGCTGCATGACGACGATGGACGAAATGCTCGACCGTCTCGTGAACAACACGGGACTGGTGGGAAGGTAA
- the flgL gene encoding flagellar hook-associated protein FlgL, translating to MRIGSLQMVSRYQKQLNTAAEEQAKLMEQSDGQSLHRPSDDPVRYSNWLRYSTEQNENEQYKKNVDAGKSWMQRTDGAVSGMADIFKTLKEKTIQAAQSPHQNTDMAAIAKEMTAKLHEIVSLGNSQQGDRYIFSGQSDLTQPFLLTEKKVARGVPKTLDDQQSKFFNNTNVSGRMKQMITLQGDDKNEYYLDTKTGDIYSYDFMKDGYKKKVAAGQTEVNPAADRAGTLGGAFNVSDNFLNTGQIKDASTTPPAAAGKGANWSQSITVNGQTVNLKLKTIDQQIVKYQGDFKQISMVKKNGAVEPTADTVNATAGDIFGTDIFDDENSGNTQSGTAAINDMLTVAAKVDSSDVNWLISDGVTLADESHNNVVIAQDHIAARHNVYKGMADILDDYAVSIKQDISDTNSTDVAKLAVQLMQASAIYNMSLSVGSRILPPTLTDYLR from the coding sequence ATGAGAATCGGCAGCTTGCAGATGGTTTCGCGCTATCAGAAACAGCTCAATACCGCTGCAGAGGAGCAGGCGAAGCTCATGGAGCAGTCGGATGGACAGTCGCTGCACCGCCCGTCGGACGATCCTGTGCGCTACTCGAACTGGCTTCGCTACAGCACGGAGCAAAACGAGAACGAGCAGTATAAGAAGAATGTCGATGCCGGCAAATCGTGGATGCAGCGCACGGACGGCGCCGTATCGGGCATGGCGGACATCTTCAAGACGTTGAAGGAAAAGACGATCCAAGCGGCGCAGTCGCCGCACCAGAATACGGATATGGCGGCGATCGCCAAGGAGATGACGGCGAAGCTGCATGAGATCGTTTCCCTCGGCAATTCGCAGCAGGGCGACCGCTACATCTTCTCAGGGCAGTCCGACCTCACGCAGCCGTTCCTCCTCACGGAGAAGAAGGTCGCGCGCGGCGTGCCCAAGACGCTTGACGATCAGCAGTCGAAGTTCTTCAACAATACGAACGTGTCGGGCCGCATGAAGCAGATGATCACGCTCCAGGGCGACGACAAGAACGAATACTATCTCGATACGAAGACGGGAGACATCTATTCCTACGACTTCATGAAGGACGGCTACAAGAAGAAGGTCGCGGCAGGGCAGACGGAAGTCAATCCGGCGGCTGACCGCGCGGGCACTCTCGGCGGCGCATTCAACGTGTCGGATAACTTCCTCAACACGGGGCAGATCAAGGACGCCTCGACGACGCCGCCGGCCGCTGCCGGCAAGGGTGCGAATTGGTCGCAGAGCATCACGGTGAACGGTCAGACGGTCAACTTGAAGCTCAAGACCATCGACCAGCAGATCGTCAAGTACCAAGGCGATTTCAAGCAGATCTCGATGGTCAAAAAGAACGGCGCTGTCGAGCCGACCGCCGACACCGTCAACGCTACGGCGGGCGACATCTTCGGCACGGACATCTTCGACGATGAAAATTCGGGCAACACCCAGTCGGGCACGGCGGCGATCAACGACATGCTGACCGTGGCGGCGAAGGTCGACTCCTCCGACGTCAACTGGCTGATTTCCGACGGCGTGACGCTCGCCGACGAGTCGCACAACAACGTCGTCATCGCGCAGGATCATATCGCGGCGCGACACAATGTCTACAAGGGCATGGCGGACATCCTCGACGACTACGCCGTTTCCATCAAGCAGGACATCTCCGACACGAACAGCACGGACGTCGCAAAACTCGCCGTCCAGCTCATGCAGGCATCGGCGATCTACAACATGTCGCTCTCCGTCGGCTCGCGCATCCTGCCGCCGACCTTGACCGACTACTTGAGGTAA
- the flgN gene encoding flagellar export chaperone FlgN, with protein sequence MWREMKEVMRALSSCYAELVRVSEAKHKALAAMDLKAIERAVKEEERFAAEIERLETRRKAALRVMAEKEAGIRPTMKMRELLAQCPDRRIAGELAALHEELDRRMKEVERFGERNTLLAEGALAAVTANLNRIGGTAAGASYGAGGKESVTRERRFDFKA encoded by the coding sequence ATGTGGCGTGAAATGAAGGAAGTCATGAGAGCACTTTCTTCGTGCTACGCGGAGCTTGTGAGGGTCAGCGAGGCGAAGCACAAGGCGCTGGCCGCGATGGATCTCAAGGCGATCGAGCGCGCCGTGAAGGAAGAGGAACGGTTCGCGGCGGAGATCGAGCGGCTTGAGACGCGCCGTAAGGCGGCTCTTCGCGTCATGGCGGAAAAGGAAGCGGGCATAAGGCCGACGATGAAGATGCGCGAACTTCTGGCGCAGTGTCCCGATCGGCGGATTGCCGGAGAGCTTGCGGCGCTGCACGAGGAACTTGACCGTCGCATGAAGGAAGTTGAGCGCTTCGGCGAGCGGAATACGCTGCTTGCTGAAGGCGCACTCGCCGCAGTGACGGCGAACCTCAACCGCATCGGCGGCACGGCGGCGGGCGCGTCCTACGGGGCGGGCGGCAAGGAAAGCGTGACGCGCGAACGGCGTTTCGACTTCAAGGCGTGA
- the fliD gene encoding flagellar filament capping protein FliD, protein MGVNGIYGLSGSGLDVESLVKMGMKGKQNQYDKMYKREMTNEYTKTALNELYNKVNTYNLSELTNYKKQSDMAAKSASSSDDKTVTVNANGAAAVMSHTVTVEKLASNSYFVSNAPITRSSDNPSKAMSTELADIAFKRIDKLTTPGPGGVQQYHVYYADGTDAVVNEGDTAIDMDLADKDPASADDIYHVKYTFKDLVENKKTLNDLASSIQNAKRPPKGPKDVAHKANFNASYDAATGSFSIYNKNGGASNVISVKTLDKGSTQLVNNLHFAKFDQSTNTLTNLPSFVQGTEQKFGGTAGKVKVDGREYIVDENRLVAGGVTYNFLNKTQTGQTVTVSVSQNVDAVVDRVKKFVESYNKLLDELQKEYNTQHDKDYDPLTKEQEKGMSEEQVKRWNEKAKGGLLYHNTYLGRLISKMREAVATPVAAAESKYNSASSLGITTKVGNNHGHLSLDEDKLKKALAEDPDSVYRVFGSLDEKDDFKNSGVSMRLSKVALDSLKEISKEAGTKSDWDDASTLGNLIRSQKKKMKDFKNLLDDFQSQLYKKYDAMESALQRMNSTYSSIFGAK, encoded by the coding sequence ATGGGTGTAAACGGAATTTACGGCCTTTCCGGCTCGGGTCTTGACGTAGAATCCCTCGTCAAGATGGGCATGAAGGGCAAGCAAAACCAATACGACAAGATGTACAAGCGCGAGATGACGAACGAGTACACGAAGACCGCGCTCAACGAGCTTTACAACAAGGTCAACACGTACAACCTCTCCGAGCTTACGAACTACAAGAAGCAGTCCGACATGGCGGCGAAGAGCGCGTCAAGTTCGGACGACAAGACGGTCACGGTCAATGCGAATGGTGCGGCGGCGGTCATGAGCCATACGGTCACGGTTGAAAAACTCGCGTCGAACTCCTATTTCGTGTCGAACGCGCCGATCACGCGTTCCTCGGATAATCCGAGTAAAGCAATGTCGACCGAGCTTGCCGACATCGCTTTCAAGCGCATCGATAAGCTGACGACGCCCGGCCCCGGCGGTGTGCAGCAGTATCACGTCTACTATGCGGACGGCACGGATGCCGTCGTCAATGAAGGCGACACGGCGATCGATATGGATCTCGCGGACAAGGATCCGGCATCTGCCGACGATATCTACCACGTCAAGTATACGTTCAAGGATCTCGTGGAAAACAAGAAGACGCTGAACGATCTCGCGAGCAGCATACAGAACGCCAAGCGCCCGCCGAAAGGGCCGAAGGATGTCGCGCACAAGGCGAACTTCAATGCGAGCTACGATGCGGCGACGGGTTCTTTCAGCATCTACAACAAGAACGGCGGCGCTAGCAATGTCATCAGCGTCAAGACGCTCGACAAAGGCTCGACGCAGCTCGTGAACAACCTGCACTTCGCGAAATTCGACCAGTCGACGAACACCTTGACGAACTTGCCCTCTTTCGTGCAGGGCACAGAGCAGAAGTTCGGCGGCACAGCTGGCAAGGTCAAGGTCGACGGCAGAGAGTACATTGTCGATGAGAACCGCCTCGTCGCGGGAGGCGTCACCTACAACTTCCTCAACAAGACGCAGACGGGACAGACTGTCACGGTCTCCGTCTCGCAGAACGTCGACGCCGTCGTCGACAGGGTCAAGAAGTTCGTTGAGAGCTACAACAAGCTCCTGGACGAGCTGCAGAAAGAATACAACACGCAGCACGACAAGGACTACGACCCGCTGACGAAAGAGCAGGAAAAAGGCATGTCGGAAGAGCAGGTCAAGCGCTGGAACGAAAAGGCGAAGGGCGGACTCCTCTACCACAACACCTACCTCGGCAGGCTCATCAGCAAGATGAGAGAAGCCGTCGCGACGCCCGTCGCGGCTGCCGAGTCGAAGTACAACTCCGCATCGTCGCTCGGCATCACGACGAAGGTTGGCAACAACCACGGTCATCTGTCGCTGGACGAGGACAAGCTCAAGAAGGCGCTGGCGGAAGATCCCGACTCCGTCTACCGCGTCTTTGGTTCGCTGGACGAGAAGGACGACTTCAAGAACTCGGGCGTTTCGATGCGCCTGTCGAAAGTCGCCCTGGACAGCCTCAAGGAGATCAGCAAGGAAGCGGGCACGAAGTCCGATTGGGACGATGCGTCAACGCTCGGCAACTTGATCCGCTCGCAGAAGAAAAAGATGAAGGACTTCAAGAATCTCTTGGACGACTTCCAGTCACAGCTCTATAAGAAATACGACGCGATGGAATCGGCGCTGCAGCGCATGAACAGCACCTACAGCTCGATTTTCGGCGCGAAGTGA
- a CDS encoding flagellin N-terminal helical domain-containing protein, with the protein MALVVKNNMMAVNTLNTLNKNQSALSTSLKQVSSGMKINGAVDDASGYAISERMRVQIRSLDQDNQNTQNGNSMMKVAEGAVSSTVDILKTLKEKVINAANDTNTDDDRLTIQKELNQSIDQINDNANITFNGKYLVDGTHNQKVTATTTTFTNQSMSTATVATSAMTGLLDRTGRNLNIHSQDTITVSYVNQGKTETTSFKVSTQTFSEVIKRLSGTGIVGGMATDVGATSVIGTNVAGDTVYTASGESAISLYAAGTGVGKSVGGITFSITDTQGNINKSANAVLDAFSETVRAQDNSQDNSMNFQIGTRANQAIRVGMTDMRAQALGLQGSDGSTLNISTRDKANAAINVLDNAISKALDQQTTIGAVQSRLNYTSQNLTTASENVQASESTIRDADMAKAMTNYTKNNVLMQAAQAMLAQANQSSSGVLSLLQ; encoded by the coding sequence ATGGCATTGGTAGTTAAGAACAACATGATGGCGGTCAACACGCTGAACACGTTGAACAAGAATCAGAGCGCGCTCTCGACGAGCCTCAAGCAGGTTTCGTCCGGCATGAAGATCAACGGCGCTGTCGATGACGCTTCGGGCTATGCGATTTCCGAGCGCATGCGCGTCCAGATCCGTTCGCTCGATCAGGACAACCAGAACACGCAGAACGGCAACAGCATGATGAAGGTTGCTGAGGGCGCTGTTTCCAGCACGGTTGACATCCTCAAGACCCTCAAGGAGAAGGTCATCAACGCTGCGAACGACACGAACACGGATGACGACCGTCTGACGATCCAGAAGGAGCTCAACCAGAGCATCGACCAGATCAACGACAACGCGAACATCACGTTCAACGGCAAGTACCTCGTCGACGGCACGCACAACCAGAAGGTCACGGCTACGACGACGACGTTCACGAACCAGTCGATGAGCACGGCGACGGTAGCTACTTCGGCTATGACGGGTCTGCTCGATCGCACGGGTCGCAACCTCAACATCCATTCGCAGGATACGATCACGGTTTCGTACGTCAACCAGGGCAAGACGGAGACGACGAGCTTCAAGGTTTCGACGCAGACTTTCTCGGAGGTCATCAAGCGCCTCTCGGGCACGGGCATTGTCGGCGGCATGGCAACTGATGTCGGTGCTACATCCGTCATCGGCACGAACGTCGCTGGTGACACGGTCTACACGGCTTCCGGTGAGAGCGCGATCTCGCTCTACGCTGCAGGCACGGGCGTTGGCAAGTCGGTCGGCGGCATCACGTTCAGCATCACGGATACGCAGGGCAACATCAACAAGTCCGCGAATGCTGTCCTCGACGCTTTCTCCGAGACGGTTCGTGCGCAGGACAACTCGCAGGACAACTCGATGAACTTCCAGATCGGCACGCGCGCCAACCAGGCGATCCGCGTCGGCATGACCGATATGCGCGCCCAGGCTCTCGGCCTCCAGGGTTCGGACGGCTCCACGCTGAACATCAGCACGCGCGACAAGGCGAACGCTGCCATCAACGTTCTTGACAACGCGATCAGCAAGGCACTCGACCAGCAGACGACGATCGGCGCTGTTCAGAGCCGCTTGAACTACACGAGCCAGAACTTGACGACGGCAAGCGAGAACGTCCAGGCTTCCGAGTCCACCATCCGCGATGCCGACATGGCAAAGGCGATGACGAACTACACGAAGAACAACGTTCTCATGCAGGCTGCTCAGGCTATGCTCGC
- a CDS encoding DUF6470 family protein: protein MLSNMTYLNVRHTLPVLGWQARSFKLQTSMTPAKMQGRRREASANLGTTQVRIDIDSYESRKAYGFRKDADLCADFKNAGISGVKSGTSRRSSEAWQAIDGAAKPNADFFQKQAKGKIEAEIKEQKEIELRPIPRPKITVYPAEVKGSPDVGEHSIDIRSDPFATYDYEPGSIDYHMKVEGSIHMWTSIGHYDVYA from the coding sequence ATGCTTTCCAATATGACGTATCTCAACGTGCGCCATACGCTGCCCGTGCTCGGCTGGCAGGCACGCTCCTTCAAGCTTCAGACGAGTATGACGCCTGCCAAGATGCAAGGAAGGCGGCGCGAAGCGAGCGCGAATCTCGGCACGACGCAGGTGCGCATCGACATCGACAGCTACGAGAGCCGCAAGGCGTACGGCTTCAGGAAGGACGCCGACCTCTGCGCGGACTTCAAGAACGCAGGCATTTCGGGCGTGAAAAGCGGCACGAGCCGCCGCTCATCGGAGGCTTGGCAGGCGATCGACGGTGCGGCGAAGCCAAATGCCGACTTTTTCCAGAAGCAGGCGAAGGGCAAGATCGAAGCCGAGATCAAGGAGCAGAAGGAGATCGAGCTGAGACCCATTCCACGCCCGAAGATCACCGTCTATCCGGCCGAGGTCAAAGGCTCGCCCGATGTCGGCGAGCACTCGATCGACATACGCTCCGATCCGTTCGCCACATACGACTATGAGCCGGGCAGTATCGACTATCATATGAAAGTGGAAGGTTCCATTCACATGTGGACATCCATCGGCCATTATGATGTATACGCATAG
- the fliS gene encoding flagellar export chaperone FliS has translation MVNAAAEAYKRQQIMTATPEALTLMLYNGALRFMSEGKEALEKKDYESANNSIIKAEKIITEFRVTLDFNYEISHQLLPLYNYVYDCLVQGNLASDTAKIDEAAGIIRELRDAWAQAMKKARAEKSGESLESAAPPMPEISTTPPPEGA, from the coding sequence ATGGTAAATGCAGCAGCGGAAGCATATAAGAGACAGCAGATCATGACGGCGACGCCCGAAGCCCTGACGCTCATGCTCTACAACGGCGCCCTGCGCTTCATGTCGGAGGGCAAGGAGGCTCTGGAGAAGAAGGACTACGAGTCGGCGAACAACTCGATCATCAAGGCGGAGAAGATCATCACGGAATTTCGCGTGACGCTCGACTTCAACTATGAGATCTCGCATCAGCTGCTGCCGCTGTACAACTACGTCTACGACTGCCTCGTGCAGGGAAATCTGGCGAGCGACACGGCGAAGATCGACGAGGCGGCGGGCATCATACGCGAACTGCGCGACGCCTGGGCGCAGGCGATGAAGAAGGCGCGTGCCGAAAAATCGGGCGAGAGCTTGGAAAGCGCGGCGCCGCCCATGCCTGAAATCTCGACGACGCCGCCTCCCGAGGGCGCATGA